From the Lathyrus oleraceus cultivar Zhongwan6 chromosome 3, CAAS_Psat_ZW6_1.0, whole genome shotgun sequence genome, the window AGATACAACTTATATAGTCCAAAAAACGACTCCCAATGGATGGACCAAGACCAAGCTCGGTCAAAGCATGGCCAACACCAAGGCATAACTCGGCCAATGGATGGACGAGGCTATTAAAGTGAAGGCAGGACTCGCCCAATGCTTGGTCGAGGCTATTAAAGTGAAGGCAGGACTTGGCAAATGCTTGGACGAGGCTATTAAAGTGAAGGATAAACTCGGCCAATGCATGGCCGAGGTTGAAGTGCATATGTGTAGCTCGGCCATTGAATGGAGGACCTCTTTCTTCTACAATGCATTGTCTCATCACTGAGGGAATCCTGCATGAAATACTACATCTATAGGCTTGCATGCATGCATTGATAAGTAACATCATAATATTAAAACTCCAAAATATTTTACTACAAAGTCTATAAATCCAGCTTCTAAATTTTATTTCAAACATCCACTCATCAACTATATTCACCTCTAAGAATTCAACATAACTCACAAGCTTGTAAAATGGATTTGTTGTGGGTGAGAGAATCACACTGTCGAGCACCAATAAACATTGTAGCATATGTAAGTTTTTTATACTCTGTAGTTACATGTTTTTCATCATCGTAATCATTATGTTTTCTATTACATTTCAGGAAGACACTAGGTTTTGAGTCCATTCCCATACTCATATTCAACCAAGTGTTGTTATATTACCGTACTTAGAACAAGCCGGTTTTGCTAAAGTCCCCAAAATATCAAGTTTAAAAATTGCCTACAAACTAGTTATTATGCTATTAGAGAGATGAAGACCCGAAACACATATCTTTCATTTACCAACCGATGAATGTACCATTACTTTGGAGGATGTGAGTATGTTATTCGGTCTCCGAATAAATGGTAAACCTGTTAATGGCCCTACTAACGTAACAAACGATGTTTACATGGAGAACTTAGGTGTATAATCGACGACTTCAGATAAAAATGGGTCTTCTGTGAAAATTGTTTGGCTAGAAGCTCTGTTAACATAGTTAAAAAATAAGTCTTCACCCACGGAAGCAGAAAACATTCTTCATGCTAAAGTATATATTTTACTTCTGATTGCTACGTTCTTGATGCCAGATAAGAGTCACAATTTGTTGCATTCATAATGGTTATCTTTAGTAGGAGATCTAGATAAATGTAACACATACAGTTGGGGTTCTGCTTGTTTGGCAACATTGTATAGACATATGTGCAAGGTAGCCCAAAAAGGAGTGAAAAGCATACGAGGTTGTGTTGTATTACTCAGTGTTTAGGCATTCACACGTATACCGCTATTTGGCCCTATTGGTACTGAGGTGTCATCACATTTGTATGCATTAAGGTATTTAAAATCATTGAATGCACTTTACTATCCTCATAGTAAATTATACCTAAcattaatatttttttttgtatatgCAAGATGGTGCCAACGAGGTATGTATTACAAAAATAATCCTCGTCATCATCTACGTGGGTATCGAGTTGCAATTGAACACATGGAAGAAAATGATGTAAGTATCGCATATTACAATCTTTAAGTTATCTAAACTTATTATTTACATTATAACAATTATATTTCTTATGACGATTTATATGGAGGTCGTACCTACAATACCCAGTGCCTGATTATAATGATAGTCGAGTCTGGAGTGTGACAACATATATTATATGTTTCTTTACTGTTGAGATGCATCAGACAGATAAGGTCAAACTCCAATTCGAATTTGAACAACAAATCCCTTCTCAGTCGAGATGTCTAAGGGAACACCACGACATGACTATGGTCCAAGCATGGGATACACATTGACAAGATTTGAACAAATATGAGGTCAAAGAATGGAAAAAAGAAGATATTTGGTATTAGAGGGAAACACAATACTTGGTGAGTCTAAGACAAGTAAAGAATATAAGGATTGGTTTTTGGCAATTCCTTTTATGCATGTCGCTCTGACACAATTTTCGAACGATCCCCGCCAACGTGTCTATTTTTCAACGCAACAAACTACCACGCCCATACATCATGGCATTCCTCCCATGTACACATCCCAATTTGGGCCCCAACCATCTTCATCCGCCCAACAAACATACCATCACACCTAGACCACACAACAACACATCTTTTATGCCACCTCATCCCAACACCAAACTCCCCACACTCCATTCCCTCAAACAAACTACTACTAcaaccaacaatatcaacaacaaaccaaCCTACACTCACTCATACAATACACTCCAATTCCTCAACCAAACGCTGATAACTCAAACCCTCATTTCCAACACCAAACATTTAACAATACATCATATCAACCCACTTCTTCATTAAACCTTAATAACGTGTACTATCCTCAAATTCAACAGACTCAACCCGAAATCTTCACATAACAAACACATTCACTACCCGACTTTGAACTCACGAATGAGCAACTACTGGATATCCCAGGTTTTTCCATTCAAGATTTCGACAGTATGGATATGGACCCCAATACAACACATCAAAATCAAGACTTGTCTTCCGACTCATCTCCATCACACCCAAGACAAAGAGCTGAAGAGTTAGGCAAGAGAAAACGCAAAAAAATGCACAAAATGTGGAACAGGCGGTCACTATAATAAATAAGATGTATATTATTTATGTACGTTCAATAAAATATATATTACTTCTTAAAATTATTTAAATGcttaattaatataattataaatatattataaaaccaatttaatttataaaaaaatttaaacaaaaaaattataatttagagattaattactatgcactgtcagtgtaaaatattttacacaatcgattcatcaccatcacccgtttacattactttatatatttttaaaataaaagtcaaacttgtttcaacatccaacgactatgattaactgacggtgtaaaaagtgtatttcaattaaatcctataatttatattattaaaataatattattattattattaaattaattaattaatattaataacacaaatgaattttaaaaaaaatattatatcACTCTGCCAATGAATGATAGAGTTTCTACTCTCCATAATTTTCATTCAATGTCCATTGATTAGACGAGggtgttttgaaaatgaaatatctggaaaatttaattttaaattgggacaatttgaaaaataaatttcaaaataAAACTTAAAAAAACATTGAAATTCATTGAGGGCTACAACTATCCATAACCCTATAACATTACAATATCatttctatttttattatttGGTTAAGGTTAAATATTGTGTTAAATATTTAGAGTAATTTTTGTTCATATATAGATTGAAATCCATGTATGATTTAATCTAATATTTCAATAAATTATTCTTTGCTTACAATGTTACTATTTATGAGTTCATAGTACTTGATTTTATCCTTGGAATTTCTTTCATTCCTTTTTGCTTATGAACattttatgttttatttgttgaatagaaTGTTTTCCAACTTTTAAAATAAAGTTATATGAACTTTGATTTGAATTGTTTAACTAAAATATGAACTATGGAGATAGTTATAATTTATTAGACattaattaataatttattacatataaataaattaattaaatttacCATTGCACAGATCACACTCCCTGTTCTCTCTCTCATCTTCACCATTGCACTCCACCGGCGCCACCGTTAACGCCTCCCTCAGGCCACCGTTAACGCCTCCCTCAGGCCACCGTTAACGCCGCCAGGATCCATCTACAATCACCAGGCCTCCTCTCTCACTAACACACATCTCTAATTTCTCCTTGTTGTGTATTCTATCCTTTTCAAAATTTCCCCTACTTTCTCATAATATAAACCCTAGATTTATGAACAAATCCCAATCTGTTTTTTTGCTCTTCATTACATGTAACTGATTATTAAAATAGCTAATTCATTGCTTGAATTGATGAACTCTCTTAAACCCTACACATTGAACACCTTGAATATTGAATAGTGACACATTTTTCATGTTTTGCTTTATGATTCTCAGAACTCATGGCATTTCACGTAGATTCACCTCACTTTTCATGTTTCATAGAGAATCACTATGCTATTTCTCTTCATCAATACAATTACAATCTGATGTGGTTCCATCACAATCTATAGTCCAAAGGGTGTGTTCATTGGTGCGTGAATCATACAATGAGCATGCCTTCATGAGGGTTTCACCTCCAAGACTCTATCTTGGTATTGATGCTGATTCTTTAACCCATGAACAAGCTGTTACCATTGTTGCTTCACTTGCAGGTGATGCTGGCTCAATGGTGGCCCTTAGTTTCTTCCATTGGGCAATTGGGTATCCGAAGTTTCGATATTTTATGAGGCTGTATATAGTTTGTGCAACTTCTTTGATTGGGAATAGGAATTCGGAGAAAGCTTGTGGAGTTATGAGGTGTATGGTGGAGAGTTTTGCTGAGATTGGGAGATTGAAAGAGGCTGTGGAGATGGTTATTGAAATGCATAACCAGGGTTTGGTTCCGAATACTCGGACGTTGAATTGGATTATGAAGGTGACAAGTGAATTTGGTTTGGTTGAATATGCAGAGTTGTTGTTTGAGGAAATGTGTGTGAGAGGGGTACAACCGGATTCGGTTAGCTATAGGGTGATGGTTGTTATGTATTGTAAGATTGGCAATGTTTTGGAGGCAGATAGGTGGTTGAGTTCTATGCTTGAGAGGGGTTTTGTGGTTGATAATGCAACGTTTACATTAATAATCAGCAGATTCTGTGAAAAGGGTTATGGAACCAGAGCGTTATGGTATTTTCGTAGGTTAGTTGATATGGGTTTAAAGCCTAATTTGATTAATTTCACATCTATGATTGAAGGTTTGTGCAAAAGGGGTAGCATCAAGCAGGCATTTGAAATGTTGGAGGAGATGGTTGGTAAAGGTTGGAAACCTAATGTATATACTCATACGTCATTAATTGACGGTCTTTGCAAGAAAGGGTGGACTGAGAAAGCATTTAGATTGTTTCTTAAGCTTGTTCGCAGCGAAAATCACAAGCCAAATGTGCTTACATATACTGCTATGATAAGTGGGTATTGTAGAGATGACAAACTAAACCGGGCAGAGATGCTACTGAGCCGAATGAAAGAGCAGGGATTAGTCCCAAACACCAACACCTACACAGCTCTCATTGACGGGCATTGCAAAGCTGGAGATTTTGAAAGAGCATATGATTTGATGAATCTAATGAGTAGTGAAGGTTTCAGTCCTAATGTGTGTACATATAATGCCATTGTTGATGGTCTTTGTAAAAGGGGAAGGGTACAAGAGGCTTACAAAATGCTTGAGGATGGCTTTCATAATGGGTTGAAACCTGATAAAATCACCTATAATATTCTCATGTCTGAGCATTGCAAACAGGCAAATATCAAGGAAGCATTGGTGTTATTCAATAAGATGGTAAAAAGTGGTATTCAACCTGATATTCATTCATACACCACATTGATTGCAGTCTTTTGTAGGGAAAATAGAATGAAAGAAAGTGAGATGTGTTTTGAGGAAGCGGTGAGAAACGGAGTTATTCCTACAAACAAAACTTTTACATCTATGATATGTGGTTATTGCAGAGAAGGAAATTTGACTT encodes:
- the LOC127128723 gene encoding pentatricopeptide repeat-containing protein At4g19890, coding for MFCFMILRTHGISRRFTSLFMFHRESLCYFSSSIQLQSDVVPSQSIVQRVCSLVRESYNEHAFMRVSPPRLYLGIDADSLTHEQAVTIVASLAGDAGSMVALSFFHWAIGYPKFRYFMRLYIVCATSLIGNRNSEKACGVMRCMVESFAEIGRLKEAVEMVIEMHNQGLVPNTRTLNWIMKVTSEFGLVEYAELLFEEMCVRGVQPDSVSYRVMVVMYCKIGNVLEADRWLSSMLERGFVVDNATFTLIISRFCEKGYGTRALWYFRRLVDMGLKPNLINFTSMIEGLCKRGSIKQAFEMLEEMVGKGWKPNVYTHTSLIDGLCKKGWTEKAFRLFLKLVRSENHKPNVLTYTAMISGYCRDDKLNRAEMLLSRMKEQGLVPNTNTYTALIDGHCKAGDFERAYDLMNLMSSEGFSPNVCTYNAIVDGLCKRGRVQEAYKMLEDGFHNGLKPDKITYNILMSEHCKQANIKEALVLFNKMVKSGIQPDIHSYTTLIAVFCRENRMKESEMCFEEAVRNGVIPTNKTFTSMICGYCREGNLTLAMKFFHRMSDHGCVPDSITYGAIISGLCKQSKLDEARGLYDSMIEKGLTPCEVTRVTLAYEYCKVDDCLSAMVILERLEKKHWIRTANTLVRKLCSEKKVGMAALFFNKLLDMDVHVNRVSLAAFMTACYESNNYALVSDLSARIHKENRLEVKAIK